In the Pedobacter cryoconitis genome, AGCACCTGCATCAATAGCTGCTTTATAAGGAGGCAAATATTCATTGTACATTCTGATCAGGCTCATGTCTGTTGTATTGTAATCTCTTCCGCCTTCAGCAGCACCATATAAAGCAAAGTGTTTCACACATGCCATAATCGCATCCTTATTGGAAAGACTATTGGTCTGATATCCTCTAACCATAGCCGCGCCGATTAAAGATCCTAAATAAGGATCTTCACCAGAACCTTCAGCGATTCTTCCCCATCTTGGATCTCTTGCGATATCCACCATAGGAGAGAAGGTCCAGTTTAATCCATCTGCACTAGCTTCTCTTGCAGCAATACGCGCACTTTTTTCAATTAAATCCATATCCCAGCTTGCACTTAGGCCTAAAGGAATAGGAAAGATCGTTTTATGACCATGTACCACATCATACCCAAATAACAAAGGGATTTTTAAACGTGATTTAGTCACGGCAAGCTTTTGTAATTTAAGTACTGCTTGTGGGGTGAATGTATTAAAAACACCTCCAACCAGGCCTTTTTCAATCTTTTCATTTACCCCTTGACTTAAAATCGGGCCTGTTACATCGAAACCAACCGCAGGAAGGTTCAGTTGTCCGATTTTTTCATCTACTGTCATTTTAGACATTAGATTGTCGATGAATGTATTCATCTTCTGGTCAGTCGCGCTTGCAGCTTTTTTCTGTTGTGCAACCAGAGAGTTTGCACTGAAAAGAGCCGCCAGGAAAAATAAGGAAGTCTTTGTTTTCATTTTAATATATTATCGTGTGATATTCAGTTTTATATAAATTATCTTAATTGACCCTTGTTACTTTTGATCTTTCAGATATTCCATTTTCATTAATTGCTTCTATGCAGAAGTAATAAGGTTTTTCTTTATCCATACCTTTATACCAGTATTCATTGGCCTGATAAACCAGGATACTATTGTATAACTTATCAGGTTCCGTACCCAGATAAATATTATATCCATAAGCACCAGCTACAGTATTCCATCGGATCCATGAATTTCTTTTGTCTTTTTCGGTTCTCAATACAGTGAAATCTTTAACAGCTGCTGGCTTTTCACCATTCCCATTTCCAAATACCCTTAATCCGCTGATTGCAAATTTGCCAGTTGGCATGTGAATATTCTCTAATTTGATATATCGGGCAGAAACCGGCTGATTCAGTTCTATATAATCATGCGGGACATCTTTCCGGTTTGCACTTTTATCCGCTAATATTTTCCAGCTTTTACCATCCACCGAATACCACAATTTATATTGATGATATATGTCATTTTGTTTCCCTAAAAATTCTGCATCCTGATCCGCATAATTTAGCTGTACCGCATTTACACGCGATACTTTTCCGAGATCAGACTGTATCCATTCTCCCTTTTTACCACTTGCTGCACTCCAGTAGGTCTTGATACTTTCGTCTACCGCTAAATTTGCTGTATAGCCACCCAACGTAGAAGAAACAACTACCGGCTTATTGTAATTCAGCAACATCCATCCTGTGAAACCAGACTTTAAATGATCCGCAGACTTATTCGGAAGATAATGCGGATAATCGCCAAAAGCGGCATCCATATACATCACATCATCCTGATCGAATCCTGCCGGCCAGATACCCAGCCTGCGTTCAAAATTGTTTTTTACAGAAACAACCATGGTAGAAACATGCCAGTAATTTTTCCATTTGTCCTGAAAAGTAGCCCCGTGTCCGGCACCCCTTGCAAAGCCGCCTGGTTTATAAGATAACGGTAATGACTGATGCTCAAATGGGCCAAGCGGACTCTTTGAAATTGCTACACCATCTGCATAACCGCTAAATTCTGTCGCAGGAGCACCATATTGTAAATAATACTTTCCATGATGCTTAGTCATCCATGCCCCTTCAATAAAAGGATCAAGAAAAGTATTGTCCAGGTTTTCACCGAAACGCTGCCAGCCGAACCTTTCATCATTCAACAACAGCAATTCTTTTCTTGTTCCGATCGGAGTAAAAGTTTTACGGTTCAGCTCTACACCATACAAAGGATATTGATTACTGCTGCCATTATACATATATAACTTTCCGTCCTCATCTACAAAATGTGCAGGATCCCAACCACCAATTTCAAATTCATGTACCGTTTCTTTCCAGGAATCTTTTTTCGGATCTGTACTCATCCAGATCGGGAAGTTTTTGGAATAAGTAGAACCAAAAACGAGCATGGTATCCCCCTGTATCCAAACTGAAGGCGCACATAAGTCATCATAAACCTTATGCTCCGGACGAAGGAAAGAACGGGAAACAAAATTCCAGTTGTATAAATCGGAACTCCACCAATAACCCATCTGATTCGTAGAAAACAAAAAATAATCTCCTTTATAATTTACAATCACAGGATCTGCTGTTGCACGGTGCTTTCCCTGTTCGGTAAAATGAGGAATAGGGGTATAGCCATAATCCAGATTGACCGGATTACAATAAGTCAGCTGCTTTTCCTGAGCGAATAAAGCGATACCCGAAATCAAGAAGCATAGCAGCAATAGCGTTCTTTTCATGACTGTTTTTATTTAGCGAAGGCGGAACTTTCAATACCTAACCTGTTCAATCCATTTTTAACATCAGGACTGCTCATAAATAACTTCCATAATAATCCGGTACGGTAGTTTTCTATCATACAGATAATCGGGCCCTGATCAATTGCCAAATGTGATTTCGCATACCAATTATGCTCCTCACTAAAACCATCTACAAAGCCATACTCACTCCAAATCTTGTCACCAAGATCAAAATAGAAATGCTTCAAAGCTTTCATCGAATATTCAGGCGTATAAGGGAAAGCTGATAAAGCAGCCGTTGGGCTGATCACACTTAAATCTTCCGAAGGAGAATGTGCAGCATAACCCTGCCAGCTATCACTTGCAGTTAATCCCCAGCTATTTTCACCATAACCTTTAAAATGTTTAGGATTCTCTATACAATAGGCACGATTGATTAACGTGTGGTTTTTATTCTGTTCAAAATAATCTGCGTAACGATCTTTCAATCCACGCGGATCCAGTCCTGTAAAGGAATATTGTGAAAAGAATAAGGGGCCGCCGAAATCAAAGCCAAGTGGTAATGTAATCCCTTCAAATTTCTTTCCGTTGAAGAAGGTATTGCTGTTTGCCCAGCCTTCTTCATAAACTTTTTTATCAATAGGGGATTTTGGAGAAGAAGCTGCCAGTACATAAGTGATAAAACATTCATTCCATCCTTTAATTGGATGGTTCATGCTCCAGCCATTGTTCGGACTCCAATGCCAGTATAAAACATTTTGTTGTTGTGTGAACCAGTTCCATTCCACGTCTTCCCACATCCAAAGAATTTTATTACGGATATCAGTCTCCACAGCATTGTCTGCTGTATAATATTGACGTGCCGTCAGTAAACCCTGGAAAAGTAAAGAGGTTTCCACCAGATCAGCACCGTCATCTTTAGGACTGAAACGGATCACCTTTCCTGTTTCGCCATTCAGCCAGTGCGGAAAAGCACCATGAAACTGATCAGCCTTATATAAAAAGTCTACAATTTTTTTAGTTCTTGCAGCAGCTTGTTCACGCGTGATAAATTTACGCTCAGCAGCTACAATAGTTGCCATAACGCCAAAACCAGTCCCGCCTGTAGTTACTACCTCATTGCCATATTCAAAAGCGACATTACTACGTTCGCGGGCCATTCCACTAACAGGATGACCAAAATCCCAGAAATACCGGAAAGTTTGTTTCTGTACTAAATCAAGAAGCTGGTCGTCAGTCAGTTTTTTCTGTATTTTCATTTCAGCTTTAATACCCTGAAATGCGACTTTGTTCTTTTGCGCTATCGCGTGAAAAGTAAGTGTTGTTAAAATAAGCAGGCTGAGTAAAGATTTTAATTTCATCGTTGGCTTTTAAATTACGTACAGGGTCGGAGCGATGTTAAAAGAGGTTACCAGGCTCAGCCTGGCAACCTCTCATTGGTATGTTTGATTTGAATTAATAACCCGGGTTTTGAACTAATACCCCACCGCTGAGGTCAACTTCTGTCTGAGGAATCGGCCAAACTTCATTTTTACCAGCTTTCCATCCTTTAGGACCGAAAACTGCTGTTCCTCTTCCCTGACGGATTACATCGAAGTAACGGTCAAATTCCATGGCTAACTCTACACGTCTTTCTTTGTAGATCGCTGCGCGTAAAGCCGTTTGGTCTGTGGTTGTTACCGCAGGTAAGATATCAGGATTACCCTGACGAGCTCTTCTTCTCACTTGTTCTAAGGAAGATAAAGCCTGACCAGAATTGCCCAGTTCGTTTGCTGCTTCTGCGTTCATTAATAAAACATCAGAATAGCGGATCATGCGTACATTTTGTTGTGCACCTTCATTGAAATTACTTACAAATAATTTGAAAGGAGAGTAAGATTTCATGTTGTACATTGGATTGTCACCAACTTTAGGGATTACATCACCTTCTGGAGTAGTTGTACCTCTGAACAGGATAGTACCTGATCTTCTTGGATCACCCGGTTCAAAAGCTGCAGCCAGATCAGGAGTAGGAACATTGAATCCCCATCCACCACCATCTACACCACTTGTTCCACGTGCACCTTGTACCTGAGAATACTGAGAGTTTGAAGCAGCTGGATTTCCTGGTACTAAAGCACACTGAATCTCAAATATTGATTCTGAACTGTTCTCATTCGCAATTCTGAAACTTTGTTCAAAATCAGGTAACAATGCATAACCTAAACCCATTACCTGGTTGGTATAGTTCAGTACATCACCCCATTTCTTTTGGTACATCGCTACTTTAGCATGTAAACTTAAAGCAGCACCTTTTGTTGCCCTGCCTAAATCTGCATCTCCGTATTTAGCTGGCAATACAGCTTCAGCTTCTGTTAAATCTTTTTCAATCTGCGCATAAACCTGTGCAACCGGAGTCTGTGGCAAGTTATAATCCTTGTTAGGATCTGTTGGGATATGCAGACGCAAAGGAATGTTACCAAAAGCACGAACCAATCTGAAATAAGAGAAAGCTCTTACAAATTTAGCTTCAGCCAGATATCTTGCTTTTAAAGCTTCATCCATTACAATTGCAGGTACATTATCCAATACCTGGTTTGTGTAGTTAATATTTCTATACTGACCACTCCAGAAACCAGCAATATTACCCTGTGCAGGATCTACCTTAAACTCATCGAAGTCCAGGAAAAAACTTGCATCACTAGGTGTACTACCTTTTTCTGCATCATCAGAACCCATACTTTCAATAGCAATAGCTGGAAAAGCTGTATTTTCCCATGAACGCAGGTTACCATAAATTGCATTGACACCTTTTCCAGCATCTTCAGCTGTTTTCCAGAAGACAGCACTATTTTGCTGACCTTGCTCAGGTACATTCAAAAAGCTCTTCTTACAAGCAGGGATTATAGCAATAGAAACGATTAAGCCTAAACCCAAAACCGTTTTTGTGTATATATTTTTATTTTGTATCATGACGTTTCGGATTAAAAAGTAAGATTAACACCAAAGTTGTAAGTCGCATATAACGGATAAACGTTTGCGTCAAGACCAGCATTTAATGAGTTCGTTGGCCTGTCTAAAATTTTCTCAGCGTTATCAACAGGGATCGGTCCAACTTCAGGACTGAATCCTTTGTAACCAAACAAATTGATTGCGTTTTGTGCATTGGCATAGAATCTGATCTTTTGGATTTTCCATTTAGCCAGGATGCTCTTAGGTAAAGTATAACCTAATTGTGCATTTCTCACTCTGAAATAAGAGCCGCTGCTCACATAGAAAGAGTTTGGTGCAGAATTCGCTGATGAACCGATATTTACAGAAGGGTAGGTATTTGAAGTACCTTCACCATGCCAGCGGTTATCTACGAAATCTTTAGTGAAATTCTCATTTCCAAAACGGTAAGCCAGGTTAGAGTTATAAACATCAACACCAGCTACACCCTGAAAATCTAAAGCAAGGTCAAAGTTTTTGTAAGAGAAACTTGTATTGATACCATAAGTATATTTAGGATTAGGATTTCCTAAAGCAACTCTGTCCTGAGAGTTAATCTGTCCGTCACCATTGGTATCCGCATATTTAAATCCACCTGGTAAAGCACCCGCTTGTACTGGTGAATTTGCAACATCTGCTGCATTTTGGAAAATACCTACAGTTTTATAACCGAAGAACTCTCCGATCGGGCTGCCTTCCATAGTTCTGTTCGCTACATAACCATTTGTTAAGCCAGTGCTACCAGCATAGATAGGAGTTTTACCGGATAATACAGAAAGAACCTTGTTTTGATTATAACTGATGTTACCGCCAATAGAGTAAGTTAAGCCACCGCCTGTTACATCACTCCACGCTACTGAAATCTCAGCACCTCTGTTTTGTAAATCAGCCTGGTTACCTAAAATCTGGTTATCAACGGTTCCTAATGAACCTAAAATTGGTAAACCGAAGATAGCTCTTGAAGTTTTTCTACTGTAATAATCACCTTCAACTGTTAACCTGTTTTTCAAGAAAGCAGCTTCGAAACCAATATTACTTCCAATTCCTTTTTCCCAAACAATAACAGGAGGTACCAAAGTATTACCACTTGCACCAGTATTTGGATTGTTATTATAGAATGCAATTAAATCAGCAGTCTGAGCAATTAAAGACTGACTTGGGTTAACTGGTACACTAGCGTTACCAACTTTACCCCAGCTACCTCTTAATTTTAAAGAGCTGAATACGGTCTGATCTTTCATGAAGTCTTCATTCGTTACTACCCATCCGGCACCTATAGAAGGGAAATAACCCCAGGTCTCGCTACCAAAGAACTGTGAGGCTCCATCAGTACGAATAGAAGCATTTAATAAATACTTGTTTTTGAACGCGTAATTTACTCTGGCGAAATAAGAAGCAAATTTAATCAGAGATCCCTGATCCAATATATTTCTGGATGCTGCGTCACCTAATCTCAAATATAAATCAGCATCGCTGTTAAAAGGAACATTTTGTGCAGAAGCATTTAAGGTATAAGATTTATTGCTTTGTGCAGATTGACCTAACAATACAGTCAGACTATGATCTTCGTTAAAAGTATTTTGATAAGTCAAAGTGTTTTCTACGATCCAGTTTCTGGTTTCTACACGTTTAAGATCTAAAAGACTGTTGTCATTTTTCTGTGCTGTAGTTGCGAAATAAACAGGGTTGTATTTTCTGTTCTCAGACTGACCAAATTCTCCACCCACACTCGTTCTGAAAGTGAAGTGTTTTGCAAATTTTAATTCAGCATAAATATTACCCGTAACTCTGTAATCCTGTGATTGCTGATTGAAGTAATCAAGCGTAGCCTGAGGATTGAAATTAGCACCATCTCCTAAGTTCTGTACTTTTGGATCACCATAAGTTCCGTCAGCATTAAATACAGCAACTGTTGGCGATGCAGAGTACATCTGGTGGAAGATAGTTTGAGGAATATCTTTTGATTTACTCGAAACACCAGTTACGTTATAACCAACTTTCAAATCTTTGAAAACCTGGATATCATTTGATACTCTTGCCGTATATCTTTTGTAGTTATTTGTTTTTACAATACCATCCTGATCTAAGTAACCCAGGGAAACATTGTAAGTAGATTTTTCTGTACCACCAGCAATGGAGATATTGTGGTTCATCACAAAAGCATTCTGTAAAATTTGTTTGTACCAATCTGTACCAGCACCAAGGTTTGCATCCTTGAATAATGGATCCTGACCATTGAAAGTATACAACTCATTTGTTAACGTTGCATACTCAGAAGCATCAGCCATTTTAACTTTGTTGGTTACCGACTGGAACCCAGCATAAGCATCGTAGTTAATGGTTGTAGCTGAACCTAACTTTCCTTTCTTTGTCGTAATCAATACTACACCATTTGCAGCACGGATACCATAGATAGATTGTGCAGAAGCATCTTTTAAAACACTCATGTTTTCAATATCACCTGGGTTCAGGAAATTAATATCGCTGTACCATACACCATCTACTACATATAAAGGAGCCTGGTTACCGAAGATCGTGCCTAAACCCCTGATGCGGATTTGAGGTGCAGAGCCCGGCGTGCCTGAATTGGTGATCGCTACACCTGCAATCTTACCTTGCAATGCACTCACAGGGTTAGTAGATGCCTGCTTAGAGATCTCAGTTCCTTTAAGGCTGGCTACTGACCCTGTTACGTCAACTTTACGCTGCGTACCATAACCTACTACCACTACCTGATCTAACTGTTGAGAGCTGGAAGCCAAGGATGCGTTGATTGTAGTTTGATTGTTTACAGGAACCTCCTGTGTGTTGTATCCTATATAAGTAAAGACTAAAGTTCCGTTAGCCGGAACGCTGATGGCATACTTACCATTCGCATCTGTTTGTGTCCCTACGGTTGTCCCTTTTACAACTACGCTCACTGCAGGAATTGTTGTCTTGTCCTGACCATCCGTGATGGTACCCTTAACAGTAATGTTTTGGGCAGATGCTGCGTTAATAAAAAGCAAACATAGAAAAGTTAAAACAGAAAATTTTGTAAAGATTCGTTTCATACTGATTATTGGTTTTGTGTTAATAGTTTGTTAAATCTCCGGTGGATTTGGGTTATAAACAAAGAAAGTACCTCTACATTAATACATCACGATACCTTTGTGTGAAAAATACAATAAGTATTTAAACTGTAGAAATGCAGCTGAAATGCCCTTCAGGATGTGATCACAGACCAGATGTGTGGAAAAGTAGAATTGATGTATTTAAAATGTTTTTGGAGCTTTGTGTAGTAATGATGTAGTCCTAAAGCTCCATAAAGAACTCTGCAAGGTTCTTGTCGTGTGGTATATTCAACTTCTTACGCAGCCTGTACCTCCGGATTTCAACCCCTCTTAACGAAATGTTCAACAAAGAAGCCATTTCTTTACTGCTCATATTCATGTGCAGGTAAGCGCATAATTTGAGGTCATTCGGAACCAAATCGGGGTGGCTCGCCTTCAGCTTTTTGAAGAAACTTCCATGCGCTTCATTAAAGCTGGTCTCAAATAAATTCCAGTCCCGCTCATCGTTCATACCTTCATCAATAACCTTCTGTATTTTTCTGAACTGGTCGTCGGCCATGGCCTTACCTTTCTCATCTTTCAGCTTGATCATTTCCTGACTAAGCTTTTGCAGCAGTTCATTTTTATAAACCAAACTCATGGCTGAATTGGCTAGTTCCCTATTTTTACTTTTCAGTTCTGTATGCAGTCTTTCAGTCTGGATAATGCTGAGTTGTTTCTCTCTCTCTTCTGCTTCTTTTTTCAGGAAAACTTCTTTTTCCAATTCCACCTTCGCCAGAATCTCATCATGGTCTTTGCGAAGCTTCAGCTTATATTGTTTTTTAGCCAGTATAAACAATAAAATAATCAGCAGTACATAGATAGCGAAAGCCCAGTTACTCGCATAAAAAGGGGGGAGAACTGTAAACTCAAATACGCTGACTTTACTGACCAGCTCATCATTGATCTTGGCGCGGACCAGGAACCTGTAACTTCCTTTACCCAGGTTGGTAAAGTCTTTCGCAGAAGAAGGGCTCCACTCAGACCATTGATTAGAATAACCTTCCAGGTAATACTGGAATTTGATCTTTGCCTGTCTGTAATAAGGAAGCGAAAAGGAGATCCTGATATTATTCCTGTTAAAAGGGATTTCAATTTCTGCACCATTGTTCCCGCTCTCACTGATTGTTTTATAAGCATCCGTTACATCCTCAACCTTTCTGATCAGTACAGCGGGCAGTACCGTTTTCTTTCCATGGTCATTGCCAGCTATCGCATCATAAATTACAAAGCCATCGTCTACACTAACCAAGTGCATAGTATTACTGATCGGACTGATGTTTTCATAATACTGAACCATTCTGCCGTCCAGTAAACTCAGCCGGTTAGAGTCTATTTTCAATTTGCCCGGCTCACTGAAATCGACCATTGCCGTTTTTCCATGGTTGATAAACCAGTATTTCTTGACCCCGGCATTGATAATCTTATTTGAATTGGCAAAGCTACCCAGCCCTTTGTTTAACTCCTTATAAGGTGTGAAACGATTGCTGATTTCATCATAGAGCATAAAACCAGCATCAGAAGAGAAAACAAGTTTATTCTCTAAGGTAAACAGATTGATATTGTAATTTCCGGGAAGGCCATTACTTTCATCATAATAATGAGTTTTAATTACCCTTTTAAAATCAGGACTTAAAGTAAGCTTGTATAAGCCTCTATAAGCATGGCTTACCCAGATGTCTCCCCTGGAATCCTGTTCTATATAACGGGAAGGCTCTTCGAAGTTCTGGATTTTTGTAAAATACTTCCATTGCCCGTTTGCGTCTTTGTGATATAAAACAAGGCCATTATAAGTTCCCTGGATCAGGTAATTGGGATTACTATTTAACTTTTTAATGGTCCAGCCTCCGCTATTGCTGGAAATCTTTTCAAGCTGATTACCGTTTACTTTGAAACTGCCCACATTATGGCCCATAATCAACTGACCATCCAATACACTCAGGTCCCATACCTGTCCCTGTGAATTGGGAACCATTCTGAAATCAAAGCTATTGAAGTTTTTGCCGTTTCCAGGAACCCATGGACTGTAAAACAGACCTTGATTTGTACCCAGATATATATTGTTATTGTAAATCAAACTGGAATAGACTGTCCCAAACTGTCCGGCTTTATCCAGATAAAAGTAAAGCGGAGAGTTCAATTCAACCCGGTCAATTCCATTATCCAGTCCCGCCCATAGATTCTGCTCATTATCCGTGAAGACACTTAATACCGTATTGTTCTGTAAACCTCTTGACTTATTGATCTGTTGTACAATATTTCCTTCCTGATCAATCAGGATGATTCCATTCAGAATAGTCCCAAAAGCATAATATTGATTGTTTATTCTGCTGCCATTATTGAGCTGGAATGTTTTGAGGAAATCATTAGCGGGAATATTAAAAGGAGTGAAAGTCGAGCCATTATAGATGAATAAACCATCTTTACTGGTACCAATCAACATACTTCCATTTTTATAAGGAAGAATCGTCATGATGTTTTTTGGACTGGTCAGGTCTGTATGTGGAAGTGGGGTCAACCTATTTCCTTTCAGTTCAAATATCCCTTTATCTAAAATTTCAATTAAAAACCTGCTGCCTACATGGTGCAGGAACAAAAATGAGCCCTGACCTTTGATCTGGCTTATTTTATTGTTCTCATAGCTATAAATCGTAGTGAAAGACTGAAAAATGACTCTTTTGCCATCTACTATGATTTTCCAGACCTCGTCAGAAAGTTGTCCTGTTTTAGGGATCAGCTTTACCAATGAAGTATAAGTCAGCTTCTTGTTTTGTGTAGACCAGTAACCAAATTCACCAAATCCACCAGTATATATCTTTCCTTTGGAATCAGTAGCTACTGAGCGTACAATCTGACGGTTAGGTAACTGGTATTGCTGCC is a window encoding:
- a CDS encoding family 43 glycosylhydrolase produces the protein MKRTLLLLCFLISGIALFAQEKQLTYCNPVNLDYGYTPIPHFTEQGKHRATADPVIVNYKGDYFLFSTNQMGYWWSSDLYNWNFVSRSFLRPEHKVYDDLCAPSVWIQGDTMLVFGSTYSKNFPIWMSTDPKKDSWKETVHEFEIGGWDPAHFVDEDGKLYMYNGSSNQYPLYGVELNRKTFTPIGTRKELLLLNDERFGWQRFGENLDNTFLDPFIEGAWMTKHHGKYYLQYGAPATEFSGYADGVAISKSPLGPFEHQSLPLSYKPGGFARGAGHGATFQDKWKNYWHVSTMVVSVKNNFERRLGIWPAGFDQDDVMYMDAAFGDYPHYLPNKSADHLKSGFTGWMLLNYNKPVVVSSTLGGYTANLAVDESIKTYWSAASGKKGEWIQSDLGKVSRVNAVQLNYADQDAEFLGKQNDIYHQYKLWYSVDGKSWKILADKSANRKDVPHDYIELNQPVSARYIKLENIHMPTGKFAISGLRVFGNGNGEKPAAVKDFTVLRTEKDKRNSWIRWNTVAGAYGYNIYLGTEPDKLYNSILVYQANEYWYKGMDKEKPYYFCIEAINENGISERSKVTRVN
- a CDS encoding glucoamylase family protein: MKLKSLLSLLILTTLTFHAIAQKNKVAFQGIKAEMKIQKKLTDDQLLDLVQKQTFRYFWDFGHPVSGMARERSNVAFEYGNEVVTTGGTGFGVMATIVAAERKFITREQAAARTKKIVDFLYKADQFHGAFPHWLNGETGKVIRFSPKDDGADLVETSLLFQGLLTARQYYTADNAVETDIRNKILWMWEDVEWNWFTQQQNVLYWHWSPNNGWSMNHPIKGWNECFITYVLAASSPKSPIDKKVYEEGWANSNTFFNGKKFEGITLPLGFDFGGPLFFSQYSFTGLDPRGLKDRYADYFEQNKNHTLINRAYCIENPKHFKGYGENSWGLTASDSWQGYAAHSPSEDLSVISPTAALSAFPYTPEYSMKALKHFYFDLGDKIWSEYGFVDGFSEEHNWYAKSHLAIDQGPIICMIENYRTGLLWKLFMSSPDVKNGLNRLGIESSAFAK
- a CDS encoding RagB/SusD family nutrient uptake outer membrane protein, with the protein product MIQNKNIYTKTVLGLGLIVSIAIIPACKKSFLNVPEQGQQNSAVFWKTAEDAGKGVNAIYGNLRSWENTAFPAIAIESMGSDDAEKGSTPSDASFFLDFDEFKVDPAQGNIAGFWSGQYRNINYTNQVLDNVPAIVMDEALKARYLAEAKFVRAFSYFRLVRAFGNIPLRLHIPTDPNKDYNLPQTPVAQVYAQIEKDLTEAEAVLPAKYGDADLGRATKGAALSLHAKVAMYQKKWGDVLNYTNQVMGLGYALLPDFEQSFRIANENSSESIFEIQCALVPGNPAASNSQYSQVQGARGTSGVDGGGWGFNVPTPDLAAAFEPGDPRRSGTILFRGTTTPEGDVIPKVGDNPMYNMKSYSPFKLFVSNFNEGAQQNVRMIRYSDVLLMNAEAANELGNSGQALSSLEQVRRRARQGNPDILPAVTTTDQTALRAAIYKERRVELAMEFDRYFDVIRQGRGTAVFGPKGWKAGKNEVWPIPQTEVDLSGGVLVQNPGY
- a CDS encoding SusC/RagA family TonB-linked outer membrane protein, which encodes MKRIFTKFSVLTFLCLLFINAASAQNITVKGTITDGQDKTTIPAVSVVVKGTTVGTQTDANGKYAISVPANGTLVFTYIGYNTQEVPVNNQTTINASLASSSQQLDQVVVVGYGTQRKVDVTGSVASLKGTEISKQASTNPVSALQGKIAGVAITNSGTPGSAPQIRIRGLGTIFGNQAPLYVVDGVWYSDINFLNPGDIENMSVLKDASAQSIYGIRAANGVVLITTKKGKLGSATTINYDAYAGFQSVTNKVKMADASEYATLTNELYTFNGQDPLFKDANLGAGTDWYKQILQNAFVMNHNISIAGGTEKSTYNVSLGYLDQDGIVKTNNYKRYTARVSNDIQVFKDLKVGYNVTGVSSKSKDIPQTIFHQMYSASPTVAVFNADGTYGDPKVQNLGDGANFNPQATLDYFNQQSQDYRVTGNIYAELKFAKHFTFRTSVGGEFGQSENRKYNPVYFATTAQKNDNSLLDLKRVETRNWIVENTLTYQNTFNEDHSLTVLLGQSAQSNKSYTLNASAQNVPFNSDADLYLRLGDAASRNILDQGSLIKFASYFARVNYAFKNKYLLNASIRTDGASQFFGSETWGYFPSIGAGWVVTNEDFMKDQTVFSSLKLRGSWGKVGNASVPVNPSQSLIAQTADLIAFYNNNPNTGASGNTLVPPVIVWEKGIGSNIGFEAAFLKNRLTVEGDYYSRKTSRAIFGLPILGSLGTVDNQILGNQADLQNRGAEISVAWSDVTGGGLTYSIGGNISYNQNKVLSVLSGKTPIYAGSTGLTNGYVANRTMEGSPIGEFFGYKTVGIFQNAADVANSPVQAGALPGGFKYADTNGDGQINSQDRVALGNPNPKYTYGINTSFSYKNFDLALDFQGVAGVDVYNSNLAYRFGNENFTKDFVDNRWHGEGTSNTYPSVNIGSSANSAPNSFYVSSGSYFRVRNAQLGYTLPKSILAKWKIQKIRFYANAQNAINLFGYKGFSPEVGPIPVDNAEKILDRPTNSLNAGLDANVYPLYATYNFGVNLTF
- a CDS encoding ligand-binding sensor domain-containing protein, with product MKIRYLLNSLLFLCLIVTGTSLKATQIKSIGVPYVQNFPKSVYLSGNQNWAIAKDAQGIMYFGNTQGLLTYDGKYWQQYQLPNRQIVRSVATDSKGKIYTGGFGEFGYWSTQNKKLTYTSLVKLIPKTGQLSDEVWKIIVDGKRVIFQSFTTIYSYENNKISQIKGQGSFLFLHHVGSRFLIEILDKGIFELKGNRLTPLPHTDLTSPKNIMTILPYKNGSMLIGTSKDGLFIYNGSTFTPFNIPANDFLKTFQLNNGSRINNQYYAFGTILNGIILIDQEGNIVQQINKSRGLQNNTVLSVFTDNEQNLWAGLDNGIDRVELNSPLYFYLDKAGQFGTVYSSLIYNNNIYLGTNQGLFYSPWVPGNGKNFNSFDFRMVPNSQGQVWDLSVLDGQLIMGHNVGSFKVNGNQLEKISSNSGGWTIKKLNSNPNYLIQGTYNGLVLYHKDANGQWKYFTKIQNFEEPSRYIEQDSRGDIWVSHAYRGLYKLTLSPDFKRVIKTHYYDESNGLPGNYNINLFTLENKLVFSSDAGFMLYDEISNRFTPYKELNKGLGSFANSNKIINAGVKKYWFINHGKTAMVDFSEPGKLKIDSNRLSLLDGRMVQYYENISPISNTMHLVSVDDGFVIYDAIAGNDHGKKTVLPAVLIRKVEDVTDAYKTISESGNNGAEIEIPFNRNNIRISFSLPYYRQAKIKFQYYLEGYSNQWSEWSPSSAKDFTNLGKGSYRFLVRAKINDELVSKVSVFEFTVLPPFYASNWAFAIYVLLIILLFILAKKQYKLKLRKDHDEILAKVELEKEVFLKKEAEEREKQLSIIQTERLHTELKSKNRELANSAMSLVYKNELLQKLSQEMIKLKDEKGKAMADDQFRKIQKVIDEGMNDERDWNLFETSFNEAHGSFFKKLKASHPDLVPNDLKLCAYLHMNMSSKEMASLLNISLRGVEIRRYRLRKKLNIPHDKNLAEFFMEL